In Brachybacterium saurashtrense, the genomic stretch GCCTGGCGCGCCACCTGGGGCGGCGAGGGCGGCGGCGTGCTGGTGAACCAGGCACCCCACCAGCTGGACCTGTGGCAGTGGCTGGCCGGCGCGCCGAAGAAGGTGTTCGCGAAGCTCGCCTTCGGCTTCCGGCGCGACATCGCCACCGAGGACGAGGTCAATGCCCTGGTCGACTTCGGCGACGGGGTCACCGGCCACTTCATGACCTCCACCAACGACGTGATCGGCACCGACCGCCTCGAGCTGCTGTTCGACAAGGGCAAGGTGGTGGTCGACAAGTCCACCAAGGTCACCGTGTACCGCCTCTCCGAGGACGAGCGGGTCCTCTCCGAGAAGATGACCATGCAGGAGGTGTCCCAGCTGTTCCGCGGCGAGCTGGATCCCTCCACGCTCTACACGGTGGAGGAGAAGGAGTACGAGTCCGCCTGGGGCGTCCAGCACATCGAGGTGCTCACCAACTTCGCCGCCCACGTCAACCACGGCACGCCGCTGATCGCCGACGGCGCGGAGGGCCTGAACGGCGTGCGCCTCGCCTCCGGCATGCAGCTCTCGGCCTGGACCGGCCGCGAGATCGACCTGGTCGACTACCCCGCCGAGGAGTACCTCGCCGAGCTGAACGCCCGCATCGAGGAGGAGGGGACGTTCCCCACCCGCTCCTGAGAGTCCTCTGCCCCGGGCCGGCCCGTCGTCAGCACGCCGCCGGCCCGCGGCGCCCCTCTCCGCACGTCGCCCACCCCGCACCACCGCCACCCACGAAGGAGTACCCCATGCCCGTCCTCGGACTCCAGCTCATGATGCTCAAGGACCAGATCAACGAGACAGGGATGTACGAGGTGCTGCGCCAGGTGCGCGAGCTCGACATCGACGCCGTCGAGGTCTCCCAGGTGGAGATGACCGACCAGCTCATCGACGACCTCGTGCGGGGTCGGGAGGAGCTCGGCGTGGAGACCGCGGCGATGAGCGCCTCGATCGCGCCCGGCGGCAACGGCTTCGCGCTCGAGACCGAGTTCGACCGCGCCGTGGACGCCTGCCGCCGCACCGGTGCCCGCTTCCTGCGCATCGGCATGATGCCGTTCAGCGCGATGACGTCTAAGGAGGCCTGCGAGGAGTGGGCCGCCTCGGTGGAGCCGTACGCGGCCCGACTGGCGGAGCAGGGAGTGACGCTCTGCTACCACAACCACCACGTGGACCTCATCCAGTTCGACGGCGAGCGCATCTTCGACATCGTGCGCCGGGTGGCCCCGTCGCTGCTGTTCGAGGTGGACCTGCACTGGGTGCAGCGCGGCGGGATGGCCCCGCTGGACATGCTCGAGGCGTACACGGGCGCCTGCAAGCTCATCCACGTCAAGGACTTCCGCATCGCTCCCCTTCCCGCCGACGCGGTGGAGAAGATGGAGGCCGGGGAGATGGACAGGAAGGCGTTCTACGACGTGTTCCTCTCCCTGTCCCAGTTCGCGGAGGTGGGCCAGGGCAACATGAACTGGCCCGCGCTGCTGCCGGCGGCGGAGAAGGCCGGCGCCGAGTACTTCCTCATCGAGCAGGACGACACCTACGGCCGCGACCCGCTGGACTGCATCCGCGAGTCCCGCGAGTACCTGCGCTCGATCGGGTACTGACCCGCCCCCGCGCTCCGCTCCGGCGCCCGGCCCCGTGCACGCACGGGACCGGGCGCCGTGCTGTGTGCCGAGGGGGCGCAGCCCGTCGGCACGCCGCATTCCGGCGGCACCGGGCCCGGGGCGGCGCGGTGGGGGCAGGGGCGAGACACATCGCACGGAATGCCGTTTCCTGACCGGGTTCTGGGTGCTCCCGGAACGCGCCTCCAGGGTTCGGGGCGTAGCGTCGCCCGCGCCCACGACCACAGGAGGCACAGTGAAGGTTCCCAGCTCCCGAGCCCTTCGGCGCACCCTCGCGGCGCTCACGCTCACCACGGCCCTCGCCGTCACCGGATGCAGCGGCGATCAGGCCGCGACGTCGGGTGCGAGCGATGGCGGCGGCCAGGCGCCGGCGGCCAGCGACGGCGGCGGTCAGCCCGCCGCCGGCGAGCAGGCGGCGCCCGAGGCCGATCTCTCGGACGTCCCGGACGTCGTCGCGACCGTGAACGACGAGGAGATCACCAAGGACGAGTTCACCGCGGCCTACGAGGGCCAGCTCCAGCAGGCCGCGGCCCAGCAGCAGACCACCGGCGAGGAGGTGGACCAGGCCGCGCTCAAGGAGCAGGTGGCGAATCAGCTGGTGGACAACCGGCTGCTCCAGCAGGGCGCGGAGGACGCCGGCGTCGAGGCGTCCGACGAGGACATCGACGCCATGCTCGAGCAGATCGCCCAGCAGAACGGCCTGGGCTCTGCCGACGAGGTGGTCTCCGCCCTCGAGCAGCAGGGCATGAGCGAGGAGCAGGTGCGCGAGGACGCCGCCACCCAGGTGGAGCTCACCACCTTCATCGAGCAGGAGGCGGACGTCCAGGAGCCCTCGGACGAGGAGCTGAAGGAGCAGTACGACGCGATGCTCGAGCAGCAGGAGGAGGCCGGCGGGGACACCTCCCAGGTGCCCCCGTTCGAGGAGGTGCGGGACCAGCTCGCCCAGCAGGCGGTCTCCCAGCAGCAGAACGAGGCCGCGGCCTCGCTCGCGCAGGAGCTGCGGGAGAGCGGGGACGTGACGATCCACCTGTGAGCCGCGCTCCCGCACCGTGATCGACGACGAGTCCCCTCCGCCAGGCGGCGGAGGGGACCCGTCGGCGTCCGGCGAGGGCGGCTCACACGTCGCGTCGGGTCCGGGAGCGTACGGCCGTGCGCACGGAGAGCGCGATCACGGCGGCGAGCAGGGTGTAGATCACGATCGCGATGGGGCTGGAGACCAGCACCCGCGGATCGCCCACGGAGGAGAGCAGCGCATCGCGCAGCGAGGTCTCCGCCAGCGGACCCAGCACCATCCCGATCATCAGCGGCGCCACCGGGTAGTCGTACCGGCGCATCAGGAAGCCGACCACGCCGATCGCCAGCAGCAGCACCAGGTCGAAGACGGCGCCGGAGGTGGCCCAGATCCCCAGCCCGCAGAACAGCGCGATCCCGCCGTACAGGTGGGGCTTGGGGATCAGCAGCAGCTTCGCCCACAGCCGGGCGAAGGGCATGTTGATGACCAGCAGCACCACCATCGCCAGGAAGAAGCTGGCCAGCAGCGCCCACACCAGGTCGGCGCTGTTCTCGAACAGCAGCGGCCCGGGCTGGAGCCCGTACTGCCGGAAGGCGGCCAGCATGATCGCGGCGGTCGCGGAGACGGGCAGGCCGAGCGCCAGCAGGGCACCCATCGCCATGCCCGTGGTGGCGTTGCCGGCCGCCTCCGGCGCGGCCAGGCCGCGGATCGCTCCCTTGCCGAACATCGGGTTCCTGCGGCGGCGGTCGATGCGCCGCTCCGCCTCGTAGGCGAGGAAGGTGGGCACCTCGGCGCCGCCGGCCGGGATCACGCCGAAGGGCAGCCCGATCGCGGTGCCGCGGGCCCAGGCCGGGGCGGCGTCGACGAACTCCGCGCGGCTGAGGAACGGGCGCCCCTTCGCCCCGCGGATCTCGAGGTCCTCCGTGTCGCGGCGCACACGGGAGGCGATGAACAGCACCTCGCCCAGGGCCAGGATCGCCACCGTCACCGTCACCAGGGAGACGCCGTCGAACACCTGGGGCAGCCCCATCGTGTACCGCGGCAGGCCGGAGACGCCGTCCACGCCGATCACCGTGATGCCGATGCCCACGATCAGCGCCGCCAGGCCCTTGAGGACGTTGTCCGAGACCACCGAGGAGGTGGCGACGAAGGCGAACAGCGCCAGGGCGAAGAACTCCGGCGGTCCGAAGGCGGAGGAGAGCGCCACCAGCGTGGGTGCCAGGAACACCACCAGCGCGGAGGCGACCATGCCGCCCACGAAGGCCCCGATCGCGGCCGTGGCCAGCGCCTGCGGCGCCCGGCCGTCGTTCGCCATCCGGTGGCCCTCGAAGGTGGAGGCGATCGCGGAGGCCTGCCCGGGGGTGTTCAGCAGGATCGCCATCGTGGAGTCGCCGAAGAGGCCGCCGAAGTACACGCCGGCGAAGAGGATGAAGGCCGCGGTGGGGTCCAGGGCGAAGGTCATCGGCAGCAGCAGCGCCACCGCCATCGAGGACCCCAGCCCGGGCAGCACGCCCACGGCCGTGCCGAGCAGGCAGCCCACGAGCACCCACAGCAGGTTCATCGGGGTGAGGGCCCCGGCGAAGCCCTGCATCAGCAGATCGATCTGTTCCATCAGAAACCCCCTCCCAGGAGGCCGGAGGGCAGGTTCAGGCCCAGTCCGGTGCCGAAGACCAGGTAGATGAGCGAGCTGAGGAACAGCGCGATCAGGATGTCGAAGAGCGGTCGGCGGGAGCCGAACCCGTGCGCGGTGCACCAGAACACGAGCGCGCCGGCGAGGATCCACCCCAGCCACGGCAGCAGCACGGCGAAGGCGAGGAACCCGCCCACCACCCAGGCCAGCGAGACGAAGTCCGAGTGGGTGCGGTCGCGGCGCCCGGGGGTCTCGGGGACGGGCTCCGGGGTGCGCAGCACGCCCAGGGCGAGCAGGGCGGCGAGTACCAGACCCACCGTTCCGAGCAGCACGGGGAAGAACCGCGGGCCGGGGAAGTCGGTCTCGGCGGCGGGGATAAGGGCCGCGCCGACGAGCAGGAACACGCTGAAGGCGGCGAGCAGGCCGGGCATGAGCAGGCCCGAGCGCCCGTGCCAGAAGCCGTGCTCCGTCTCCTGCGGGGCCCCGTCGGCCGCGGCGGTGCCAGGGGCGGTGGCACCCGGTGCGGCGGCGTCGGTCTCCGCCGCATCGGGCGCGGCGGCGTCGGGCGCAGCGGCGTCCCGGGAGGCGCCGGCGGGGGTGTGGTCGGTCATCCGCGGATCTCCTCGAACAGTGCGGCGATGCGCTCGGTCTCGGACTCGATGTAGTCCACCAGCTCGTCGTGCCCCAGGGGCACCTCGCGCCAGGAGTAGCGCTGCACGGCGTCCTTCCACTCGGGGGTGGCCGTCGCCTCCTCCACCAGCGCCTCGAGCTCGGCGATCTCCTCGTCGGTGGTGATCGGTGGGGCGAACAGGGCGCGCCAGTTGGTGAGCGTCACGTCGTAGCCGAGCTCCGGCAGGGCGGGGAGGTCCACGCCCTCCAGGCGCTCGGGCGCGACGATGCCGAGGCCGCGCAGACGCCCCGCCTCCACCTGCGGCAGCATGTCCGCGAAGCCGCCGGCGGTGGCCTGCGCAGTGCCGTTGAGCAGCGCCTGGATGGCCTCGCCGCCGCCGTCGGAGGGGATGTAGGTGGTCTCGCCGGGATCCACCCCGGCGGCGAGCGCGAGGTCGGTCATCACCAGCTGGTCGAAGGAGCCGCCGCCGGTCCAGGCCAGGTGCGCGGGGTCCTCCTGCCAGGCCTCGACCAGCGAGTCGAGGTCCTGGTGCGGGGAGTCCGCCGGGACGGTGATCATCGCGAACTCCTCGACCACCCGTGCGATCGGGGTGACGTCCTCGATCTGCGACTCGGTGCCGAACTGGATCTGGGCGGCGATCTGGCCGGTGCCGCCCACCATCAGCATGTTGGGGCGGTTCTGCTGGGCGACGTTGCCGATCGCGATGGTGCCGCCCGCCCCGGGCACGTTGACCACCTGCACGTTGCCCACCAGGGAGTGGGCGCGCATCGCCTGCTGCAGCTCGCGCTGGAAGGCGTCCCAGCCGCCGCCCGCGGCCGCGGGGGCGACGAGGGTGAGGTTGGACCGGACGTCCGTGCCGCTGGAGCCGTCGCGGATCGACTGGTAGGCGGCCGCGCCGATCACGGGGACGGCGAGGACGCCGAAGCCGATGCTGAGGGCCCGGCGGCGGGTGGGTGTAGACGGGGACCGCGGAGGGTCCTCCTGCTCCGAGGGTGCGATGTCACGTCTCCTTCGTCCGGCGCGCTGCACGGCCTCGGCAGGCGCCACGGTGCGCTGGTCGGACAGTGTAAACACGATCGGCCGGACCGTCGGGCCGACGGTCCGCCGATCGGCTAGGGTGCCCGCACGGACAACCCGAAGGAGCTCCCATGTCAGTCCTCGTCGCCGGCACCGACACTCCCGCGGGCCGTGCCGCGTACCGCTTCGCGATCGAGGAGGCGCGCCGCCGCGGGGAGGATCTGATCGTCTTCGCGCTCGACGGCACCCACCTCCCCTCCGAAGAGCTCGGCGACGTCGCCGAGACCGTCGAGTTCCCGGACGAGCGCTCGCAGTCCCACACCGGGGACCTCATCGACCGCGCCGAGGGGGAGGACGTCTCCGTGCTGGTGATCGGGGTGCGGCACCGTTCGGCCGTCGCGAAGCTGTTCCTGGGCTCCTCCGCGCAGGAGATCATCCTCGAGGCGAACAAGCCGGTGCTCTGCGTCAAGGCATGACGGAGCGGCCGGTCCGGGCTCCGCGACGGAGCCGGGACCGGCCGCTCCCCCGCCGTCACACGGTGCCGGCGCGCAGCGACTCGGCGATGTGCTCGGCCTGACGGATCGCGAGCGCCACGATCGTCAGCGTCGGGTTCGCCGCCGCCCCGGTGGTGAACTGCGACCCGTCGGAGACGAACAGGTTGGGCACGTCGTGCGCCCGCCCGAAGCGATCCACCACGCCGTCCTCCGGCCGCTCGCTCATCCGGCAGGTGCCGAGGTTGTGCGTGGAGGGGTACGGGGTGGTGCGGTGCGTGCCCACCGCCCCCACGGCCTCGTACAGCGCCTCGCCGCGGGAGTAGGCGTGCTCGCGCATCGCGAGGTCGTTGGGGTGGTCGTCGAAGTGGACGTGCGCGACCGGCAGGCCGTGCTGGTCCATGACGGTGGAGTCGAGGGTGACCGCATTGGACTCCTGAGGCATGTCCTCCCCCACCAGCCAGCATCCGGCGGTGTTCTCATAGGCGTCCAGCAGCCGGGTGAAGCTCGGCCCCCAGGCGCCGGGCTCCACGAAGCTCGCCATGAAGGCGGGCCCCAGCGAGATGGTCTGGATGTAGTAGCCGCCGGCGAAGCCGCGGGAAGGGTCGTGCACGGATTCGTCGCTGATGCACCCGGCCATCGTCTCGCCGCGGTACATGTGCACCGGCTTGTCGAACTGCGCGTACACGCTGCCGGTCATGTGACGCATGTAGTTACGGCCCACCATCCCGGAGGAGTTCGCCAGCCCGTCGGGGAACATCGCCGAGGAGCTCAGGTGCAGCAGGC encodes the following:
- a CDS encoding Gfo/Idh/MocA family protein, whose amino-acid sequence is MSEKTVRLGIIGYGAQGGMYAGVISDGKVEGMSLGAIADTDPAKKELAAEKHPDVPFYDDYLAMLDSGDVDAVVTTVPHYLHPEMTITALGKGIHTLTEKPAGVYTKQVEEMNAFAAAHPETTFAIMFNQRTNPVYTDLKALIDSGELGALRHTSWIITSWWRPQGYYDQSAWRATWGGEGGGVLVNQAPHQLDLWQWLAGAPKKVFAKLAFGFRRDIATEDEVNALVDFGDGVTGHFMTSTNDVIGTDRLELLFDKGKVVVDKSTKVTVYRLSEDERVLSEKMTMQEVSQLFRGELDPSTLYTVEEKEYESAWGVQHIEVLTNFAAHVNHGTPLIADGAEGLNGVRLASGMQLSAWTGREIDLVDYPAEEYLAELNARIEEEGTFPTRS
- a CDS encoding sugar phosphate isomerase/epimerase family protein, with protein sequence MPVLGLQLMMLKDQINETGMYEVLRQVRELDIDAVEVSQVEMTDQLIDDLVRGREELGVETAAMSASIAPGGNGFALETEFDRAVDACRRTGARFLRIGMMPFSAMTSKEACEEWAASVEPYAARLAEQGVTLCYHNHHVDLIQFDGERIFDIVRRVAPSLLFEVDLHWVQRGGMAPLDMLEAYTGACKLIHVKDFRIAPLPADAVEKMEAGEMDRKAFYDVFLSLSQFAEVGQGNMNWPALLPAAEKAGAEYFLIEQDDTYGRDPLDCIRESREYLRSIGY
- a CDS encoding SurA N-terminal domain-containing protein; this translates as MKVPSSRALRRTLAALTLTTALAVTGCSGDQAATSGASDGGGQAPAASDGGGQPAAGEQAAPEADLSDVPDVVATVNDEEITKDEFTAAYEGQLQQAAAQQQTTGEEVDQAALKEQVANQLVDNRLLQQGAEDAGVEASDEDIDAMLEQIAQQNGLGSADEVVSALEQQGMSEEQVREDAATQVELTTFIEQEADVQEPSDEELKEQYDAMLEQQEEAGGDTSQVPPFEEVRDQLAQQAVSQQQNEAAASLAQELRESGDVTIHL
- a CDS encoding tripartite tricarboxylate transporter permease, producing the protein MEQIDLLMQGFAGALTPMNLLWVLVGCLLGTAVGVLPGLGSSMAVALLLPMTFALDPTAAFILFAGVYFGGLFGDSTMAILLNTPGQASAIASTFEGHRMANDGRAPQALATAAIGAFVGGMVASALVVFLAPTLVALSSAFGPPEFFALALFAFVATSSVVSDNVLKGLAALIVGIGITVIGVDGVSGLPRYTMGLPQVFDGVSLVTVTVAILALGEVLFIASRVRRDTEDLEIRGAKGRPFLSRAEFVDAAPAWARGTAIGLPFGVIPAGGAEVPTFLAYEAERRIDRRRRNPMFGKGAIRGLAAPEAAGNATTGMAMGALLALGLPVSATAAIMLAAFRQYGLQPGPLLFENSADLVWALLASFFLAMVVLLVINMPFARLWAKLLLIPKPHLYGGIALFCGLGIWATSGAVFDLVLLLAIGVVGFLMRRYDYPVAPLMIGMVLGPLAETSLRDALLSSVGDPRVLVSSPIAIVIYTLLAAVIALSVRTAVRSRTRRDV
- a CDS encoding tripartite tricarboxylate transporter TctB family protein, with amino-acid sequence MTDHTPAGASRDAAAPDAAAPDAAETDAAAPGATAPGTAAADGAPQETEHGFWHGRSGLLMPGLLAAFSVFLLVGAALIPAAETDFPGPRFFPVLLGTVGLVLAALLALGVLRTPEPVPETPGRRDRTHSDFVSLAWVVGGFLAFAVLLPWLGWILAGALVFWCTAHGFGSRRPLFDILIALFLSSLIYLVFGTGLGLNLPSGLLGGGF
- a CDS encoding tripartite tricarboxylate transporter substrate binding protein; the encoded protein is MAPSEQEDPPRSPSTPTRRRALSIGFGVLAVPVIGAAAYQSIRDGSSGTDVRSNLTLVAPAAAGGGWDAFQRELQQAMRAHSLVGNVQVVNVPGAGGTIAIGNVAQQNRPNMLMVGGTGQIAAQIQFGTESQIEDVTPIARVVEEFAMITVPADSPHQDLDSLVEAWQEDPAHLAWTGGGSFDQLVMTDLALAAGVDPGETTYIPSDGGGEAIQALLNGTAQATAGGFADMLPQVEAGRLRGLGIVAPERLEGVDLPALPELGYDVTLTNWRALFAPPITTDEEIAELEALVEEATATPEWKDAVQRYSWREVPLGHDELVDYIESETERIAALFEEIRG
- a CDS encoding universal stress protein: MSVLVAGTDTPAGRAAYRFAIEEARRRGEDLIVFALDGTHLPSEELGDVAETVEFPDERSQSHTGDLIDRAEGEDVSVLVIGVRHRSAVAKLFLGSSAQEIILEANKPVLCVKA